In a genomic window of Melopsittacus undulatus isolate bMelUnd1 chromosome 1, bMelUnd1.mat.Z, whole genome shotgun sequence:
- the LOC101880268 gene encoding LOW QUALITY PROTEIN: Sjoegren syndrome nuclear autoantigen 1 homolog (The sequence of the model RefSeq protein was modified relative to this genomic sequence to represent the inferred CDS: deleted 1 base in 1 codon), with product MTQQGAVLQGYNNELVKCIEDLCMQKEELNKQIQQAEEEKKKLQHEIQILSKQLECVCENLAQKVASRNELDAILAETEAAYMKILDSSRTLLSVLKKEVGSLKHTPELKTNVT from the exons ATGACTCAGCAGGGAGCTGTTCTTCAGGGTTACAATAATGAGCTAGTGAAATGCATTGAAGACTTGTGTATGCAAAAAGAAGAATTGAACAAGCAAATCCagcaagcagaagaggaa aaaaaaaaactccagcaTGAAATACAGATCCTGAGTAAACAACTGGAGTGTGTATGTGAAAACCTGGCCCAAAAGGTAGCTTCACGGAATGAGCTTGATGCAATTCTTGCTGAAACTGAAGCTGCTTACATGAAGATTTTGGACAGTTCTAGAACTCTGCTCAGTGTCCTGAAGAAAGAGGTGGGAAGCTTAAAGCATACACCAGAATTGAAAACCAATGTAACATGA